GCATTGAGTATCTTCTTGCTCAGAAAAATCTCAAGGAAGGATCCTCTCTTTTCCTTTTAAGAACCCTATCTCCCGCGCTCAATAAAAAATACGAAGCACTTATGAAGAGTTCTGAGAAAAAGCCCTCTATTTTTGGATGTCTCGAAGAGCTTTCAAGACGCAATCTCCCTCATATTGAATCTTCAGAACAACTTCTAGAAACTATTCGCAAGTTAGACTATGAGATTACAGTTAAAGCAAACAAGTTGATCAACGCTGTAAAAACGGGGGCTCCCGTACGACAACCTCGCAGAGAGGTTCGAAAAGAACGTAAAAGAGCCAAAACTCCTCCACCTACAAGAAAGAGGGAAACACTTACTTCCCCCAAAGTTGTCGGGAGAGAGCGTAGAAACTCACTGCCTTTGAGTTTTTGCTGACGGACCAAGGATTACCTTCAACTAAACCCTCTTACCTCTATCGAAGCACCCTCCAAGAGGGTGCTCCGAGATATTGGTCGAGTAACGCAAGGGAACTTCCCCCTCACGTCGTCACAGATCCGTACGTGAACCTCTCGATTCATACGGCTCCTATCTCATCTTTTGAATTGCTTTATAAACTCTTCTACTTCACTTTCAATCGCTTGATGAAGCATCTTTCTCGCTCCCTCGCGCATTATCTCTTCTAGGCCTTGTTGAAATCCTGGTAATTCATCATACTTTTCCATGAGCGTATCTCCTTATTTATGGAAATTTTATTTAACCTTCCAAAGGTACGCTCATTTATTCTCAGACACAACATTTGACAATATCTCGATAACGGTTTTCTCTGCACCAAGCAGAGCCACTTAATCCACTTGTTTCCCATTCTTCAAGCTTCTCCTACCAAAATCTTCTGATGGTTTTTGATCTTTTAACTTCTTCTCTCATAGATACGGACCTCCTGTAATTGAAGTGAGATCCGTCATTTTATCAGGAAGATTTACCCTTGAATAGCTGGTCTGTTTTGACGCTTACCTTCTTAAAAAGAGCTGCTATTTTAAAATCATGGTCCTGCATTTCGTAGCCCAGGAACACAACATGAGCAAAAGTCTCGAATAACTAATCTTCAAAATAAGCGTATTTGAAATCAACAGACTGTAAGCTAGAAACTTTTTCACCCTTAAGCTTTTGATTCTTCGCATATCTTTTATTGAGAGAGCACACAGGAATAATGGGCATTTCTTCCATAAGAATTTCTTCAGCATCTATTAAAAAACGCCTTCTTTGTATGTCACCTAATGCATGCTCAGATGCATTGAAAAGTTTTTTAAATTCTGGATGTTCCCAGTTGGTTTTGTTGATGTTGTTTGAGCGTTCTTTAAAAGCATTTAGAAAGAACACAGGATCAAATACAAATGTTTGAAGAGGAGAAATGCACATCTGGTACTGGCCTTTGACCGTTGTGCTTGCAAATAGATTTTGTTCCATTGGTCTTATGGAAATGTTTTCCAGACCTAAAACTCTTCTCCACTGGTCTTCTATAGCTTGTGTCATTCTTTTTAAAAGCTCCACATCTCCAATATAGAGAAGCTCTAGCTCTGGAAGATCTTCTTTTTTTATGCTTAGCTCTTCAAGAGCTTGATTAAGGTGCTTTTGTGCTTTTTGGGGAGCATTATCTTCAAAATATCCGTTCGATTGTAGTCTCATACAGTGGGGAAGCATTGCTGTACTTGCGGCCCCAGTATGATGAAAAATATTTTCTACAATTGATTGCCTGTCGAGAGAATAGGCAAGAGCTTTTCTAAAATTTTTATTATTTAGAGGGTATTCTTCGATATTAAGAGAGATCCAACACCCTGCAGAATCTGAACCTCCTTCTATAAGCACATCTTTTGAAATATCATAAGACAGTCGATAAAAAGGACTTCCTATCCAATCAAGTTCCCCCTTTCGAAACATATTTAGCGCTGTTGTTCCATCGGGAATAATATAAAAATAGACCTTTTCGAGTTTGACATTTTCAGCATTCCAGTAAGAGGGGTTTTTCTTAAATCTAAGTTCTGACTCATGCTTCCAAGAAGATAAACAAAAGGGACCATTGCAGATGATACCAGATTTTTCTGCCCAGTGAGGATCTACTTCTGCTATATGCTCTGGTGCAGGATAAAATAGAGGAGAAGAGACTAAATCCAGAAAATAGGCTGCGGGATATTCTAGCTCAACTACAAGAGTTTTATCATCAGGACAGGTGATGCCAATTTCTGATTCTTCGCACTCTCCCAAAATATATTGTTCTGCATTTTTTATAGAATGATAATAAAAGGGAGAGACTGTTAATGACTTAGACTTTGGGTTCATACACATTTTCCATGCATAGGCAAAATCTGAAGATTTTATAGGATTTCCATCACTCCAATAACACTCTCTTAAGTAGAAGGCATATACGCGCTTATTTGGGGAGACTGTGTACCTTTCTGCAATGGCAGGCTCTATAACATCATGCTCTCCCAGCTTTGTAAGTCCTTCAAAAAGCATACTAATACCATGGGCTGCATTGATTTTAGATCCCTTAGAAGAAGAAGCAAAGTGTAGGGTAGAGATATCTGCATTAAGAGCAATTCTAAGCGTATCTTGTTTCTGCTGCAGATTGATATTTTCCGTGTTCATTACTGTATTTATACCAATAACCATGATAATCACAACTATCGCTGTGGTGAAAATTTTATACTTGATACTGCCCATTTATCACTATTAAAAAATTTCGTTGTTAAAAAGATAATCCTAAAGAAAATTTTTGTCTATGATATATAGCTTCAAAGTTTTTCTATAAAACCCACCTAGGGTCTTTATTTCAGCCTATTACCCATTTTTCGAAGAGGCTGTTAAGCATACCCTTGGAAAAGTTCTTAAAAATCATTATAAGTTAATTCTAAATTTATTTTGTAAAAGAAAAGGGAAGATGTGGATATTTGAAAATATAACCACATGCCTTAATTTTTTCATTTGAAACAATTGCATTATTTCTACCAATAGAATCTAAATTGCCCCTCCAAACTGGTGGAGGAATTTTCAGTTCTGAAGAAATCTGTTCGTAAAGCATTTGACGGCTCGGATGATCATCACCTATGAGATTATATATTCCATTGAGCCTATTATTCACACAAAACTGAATCGCATGTGTAATATCCTCAAGATGAATATGGTTTGTGACTGCTGCACCCAACCCACTAAGGTTTTTATTAGACATCTTTCTAGCTCTTTTCTCCAAGGTACGCATCGGACCATAGATACCTCCTAATCTAAGAATACAAACTTCGATATTAGAGCTATGACAAGAGAAAAAAATGTCTTCGACTTTAGATAGAAGCTCACTATTTTTAGATAAGGGCTTTCTAACAGATGTTTCATCAACAACTACCCCGTCATGATTTCCGTAAACCGAGGTACTACTTGTATACAATAAAAAAAGAGGATCAGTTCTGCTTTTTAGCGCCTTACTAATTGCTATAGCACTAGCAAGATAGGTTTCTTCATAATTTGAATCATTTTTTGGAGCAATTGTAATTATAACAGCATCACATTCGTCAAAAGCAAACTTTAGATTTGTTGTTTCAGTAATTTTTATGAGATGGGCTTTCTCTACACTAGATTGCTCCTGAATTTCTTGAAGCTTAGCTTCTGTAGTTGTTGTAGCAACAAAACAATCTTCCCCCTCCTTCCATGACGCAAGCAACGCCATTCCAACATACCCAGATCCAATTAGAAGAACACGCATATAGACTCCACAGAAATCAGCAGATTGCTTGATAAAAAGAAAAACAAAAGAGGCCAAAGAATGCTCGGGGCGGGACTCGAACCCGCACGGCCGCAAGGCCAAGGGATTTTAAGTCCCTTGTGTCTACCAATTCCACCACCCGAGCATAGATGCCACGACGATTAGATCATGGCATTGTACTCATTAGAATGTTTAGAATCAAGACTCGTCGTTTTCGGGAACGTGTGCTTCCTCGTTGATATCAACGATTTTTTCCTCAGGCTGCTCTACTTCGGGCCGTTTTGCAAGCTCCTCTTCAGCAGCTTTTTCACCTTCCGTGATATCTTCAGGAACAAGTGCTCCCTGTTCAACAAGATAGTTTTTG
The window above is part of the Candidatus Neptunochlamydia sp. REUL1 genome. Proteins encoded here:
- a CDS encoding peptide ABC transporter substrate-binding protein, with protein sequence MNTENINLQQKQDTLRIALNADISTLHFASSSKGSKINAAHGISMLFEGLTKLGEHDVIEPAIAERYTVSPNKRVYAFYLRECYWSDGNPIKSSDFAYAWKMCMNPKSKSLTVSPFYYHSIKNAEQYILGECEESEIGITCPDDKTLVVELEYPAAYFLDLVSSPLFYPAPEHIAEVDPHWAEKSGIICNGPFCLSSWKHESELRFKKNPSYWNAENVKLEKVYFYIIPDGTTALNMFRKGELDWIGSPFYRLSYDISKDVLIEGGSDSAGCWISLNIEEYPLNNKNFRKALAYSLDRQSIVENIFHHTGAASTAMLPHCMRLQSNGYFEDNAPQKAQKHLNQALEELSIKKEDLPELELLYIGDVELLKRMTQAIEDQWRRVLGLENISIRPMEQNLFASTTVKGQYQMCISPLQTFVFDPVFFLNAFKERSNNINKTNWEHPEFKKLFNASEHALGDIQRRRFLIDAEEILMEEMPIIPVCSLNKRYAKNQKLKGEKVSSLQSVDFKYAYFED
- a CDS encoding NAD-dependent epimerase/dehydratase family protein, whose product is MRVLLIGSGYVGMALLASWKEGEDCFVATTTTEAKLQEIQEQSSVEKAHLIKITETTNLKFAFDECDAVIITIAPKNDSNYEETYLASAIAISKALKSRTDPLFLLYTSSTSVYGNHDGVVVDETSVRKPLSKNSELLSKVEDIFFSCHSSNIEVCILRLGGIYGPMRTLEKRARKMSNKNLSGLGAAVTNHIHLEDITHAIQFCVNNRLNGIYNLIGDDHPSRQMLYEQISSELKIPPPVWRGNLDSIGRNNAIVSNEKIKACGYIFKYPHLPFSFTK